In Asterias amurensis chromosome 4, ASM3211899v1, one genomic interval encodes:
- the LOC139935896 gene encoding uncharacterized protein produces MEETRSHNSSKEPNSILDDMKYLDTDSTAASVGVLSSHVVLPCFAQLSLVGIEDGCSEATTSAHQENCPYSTLVNSETNIPLDAHSNVSFKQGLDSSAALPYASPTHDLELSQKKGDEESTVSAGETRPQNDQRNTLERTSTSKPCNKYSETNITGFDHRAKSISVIQQQDENFETFHDANDTFEDTFEEMIHCDGCLDEDLQIRDRCPDVRDSESFSVEKRIVRSYQKTSYPNLKCPDPLRLKKAWEVPSDCAKEELGGSVHGEASEDVQLHVVGCVESSTHRTLCSESATNDETHQHNLHLPSPSFPPCLDSDADPQLDQKSEPSQLNAGQEASFSLFDELPREIFHKVLSYFSLRELCVTLAPVCRAWCEYSYSPVLWQDLDLSANPDISSKQLDILLERATLLKTLRLRGRQQLSVCEIEMLVKCPLLTRLDLGFCDIVNRRILVEIVRCCPSLQVVNMEGCDRIDDQVAAQFPQLPLLKKLNLSHCTKMTDEAVLLIAQGCLVLEELNVDGIPWITDRAIELLAADRSGTLRAVYLDGAELTDLSIKYLIGCPLLHTLSLSFCEQLTDTALSMLQKVNSLKHLRLRRGVEFTEDALCSFFLRGNVQSLNFLDLSECSELTDKGVTNIAHRCSQLSNIALCWCWNVSDVGIDEIVQHCSELKYLDIVGLDKVKGQCFTRIPDALPRLTFLDLRQCNLINDTILIDLVKTKPGLNIINYYGEEVTPNMLF; encoded by the exons ATGGAGGAAACAAGAAGTCACAACAGCTCAAAGGAACCAAACTCCATCCTTGATGACATGAAATATCTTGACACAGACTCCACTGCAGCATCGGTGGGTGTGTTATCAAGCCATGTTGTTCTACCATGCTTTGCTCAATTAAGCCTGGTTGGTATCGAAGATGGGTGTAGCGAGGCCACAACCTCAGCTCATCAGGAAAACTGTCCATACAGCACTCTTGTAAATTCAGAGACCAATATTCCACTAGATGCACACAGTAACGTTTCATTTAAACAGGGTTTGGATTCGTCAGCAGCCTTACCGTATGCAAGTCCAACTCATGATCTGGAGTTATCGCAGAAAAAGGGTGATGAAGAAAGCACAGTTTCCGCAGGAGAAACAAGGCCACAAAATGATCAACGGAACACATTAGAGAGGACTAGTACTTCCAAACCATGCAATAAGTACTCTGAAACAAACATCACAGGGTTCGACCATAGAGCAAAGAGTATTAGCGTCATACAACAGCAAGAtgaaaactttgaaactttcCACGACGCCAATGATACTTTTGAGGATACTTTTGAGGAAATGATTCACTGTGACGGATGTCTTGATGAAGATTTGCAAATCAGGGACCGGTGTCCTGATGTTAGGGACAGTGAAAGTTTCTCAGTAGAAAAAAGGATTGTCCGTTCTTATCAAAAAACATCTTATCCAAATTTAAAATGTCCAGATCCGCTTCGTTTAAAAAAAGCATGGGAAGTTCCGTCCGATTGTGCCAAAGAAGAGCTGGGTGGATCTGTGCACGGAGAAGCCAGTGAAGATGTACAGCTCCATGTTGTAGGATGCGTCGAGTCTTCAACCCATCGGACTTTGTGTTCAGAATCAGCAACAAATGATGAAACACACCAGCACAATCTTCACTTACCTTCTCCGTCCTTCCCACCTTGCCTGGACTCGGACGCCGATCCGCAACTTGACCAGAAATCAGAACCTTCCCAACTAAATGCAGGACAAGAAGCATCTTTCAGTCTTTTTGATGAACTCCCAAGAGAAATCTTTCACAAAGTACTGAGTTACTTCTCTCTCCGTGAGCTGTGTGTGACCCTAGCTCCTGTCTGCCGAGCTTGGTGTGAATATTCCTATAGCCCAGTACTGTGGCAGGATCTGGATCTATCAGCGAATCCGGACATCAGCTCTAAGCAGCTTGACATTTTGCTAGAGAGAGCGACCCTCCTGAAGACACTGAGGCTAAGAGGTCGGCAACAGTTGAGTGTCTGTGAGATTGAGATGCTGGTGAAATGTCCGCTACTCACTCGACTGGATCTGGGTTTCTGTGATATTGTCAACAGGAGAATTCTTGTGGAGATCGTGAGATGCTGTCCAAGTCTCCAG GTTGTGAATATGGAAGGGTGCGATCGTATCGATGACCAAGTAGCCGCCCAGTTCCCACAGCTTCCTCTCCTGAAGAAACTCAACTTATCCCACTGTACTAAGATGACTGACGAGGCTGTGCTGCTTATTGCTCAGGGATGTCTGGTCCTGGAGGAGTTAAATGTAGATGGGATACCATGGATCACTGACAG agctATTGAGTTGCTAGCAGCTGACAGATCTGGAACATTGAGGGCAGTATACCTTGATGGGGCGGAGCTTACTGACCTGTCAATCAAATATCTGATTGGATGCCCGTTACTGCACACACTCAGTTTGTCATTCTGTGAACAGCTTACAGACACGGCATTGAGTATGTTACAG AAGGTGAACTCACTGAAACATCTACGATTGAGGCGTGGAGTAGAATTCACCGAAGACGCCCTGTGCAGTTTCTTCTTAAGAGGCAACGTGCAATCTCTTAACTTCTTGGATCTCTCGGAATGCTCAGAATTGACAGACAAAGGCGTTACTAACATCGCTCATCG GTGTTCCCAACTGAGTAATATTGCCCTTTGCTGGTGCTGGAATGTTTCTGATGTTGGAATTGATGAGATAGTACAGCACTGTAG CGAGCTCAAGTATTTGGACATTGTTGGTTTAGACAAGGTCAAGGGTCAATGCTTTACAAGGATTCCTGATGCTCTACCCAGACTCACCTTTCTGGATCTGAGGCAATGCAACTTG ATAAACGACACGATCCTGATTGATCTGGTGAAGACAAAGCCTGGTTTGAACATCATCAATTACTACGGTGAAGAAGTCACCCCAAACATGCTATTCTGA